One Clavibacter zhangzhiyongii genomic region harbors:
- a CDS encoding metal ABC transporter permease yields the protein MIHLLVDLGDLWSRLFDFSDYGALVALLRNSIIAGAVLGVVGGLIGVFVMTRDLAFAVHGVSELSFAGAAAALLLGVNVVGGSLVGSLIAAVAIGVLGTRAKDRNSIIAVLMPFGLGLGILFLALYDGRASNKFGLLTGQIVAVDNPQLGYLVAISAVVIVGLAIVWRPLMFASVDPDVAAARGIPVRLLSIVFMVLLGLGTAVSIQIVGALLVLSLLVTPAAAAMRVSSTPRVVVALSVLFALTSIVGGIMLALGSSIPISPYVTTISFTIYLVCRGIDALRARTGTSGGTRTLAGRGGSPAGRGRA from the coding sequence GTGATCCACCTGCTCGTCGACCTGGGCGACCTCTGGTCGCGCCTGTTCGACTTCTCGGACTACGGCGCGCTCGTCGCGCTCCTGCGGAACAGCATCATCGCGGGCGCCGTGCTCGGCGTCGTGGGCGGCCTCATCGGCGTGTTCGTGATGACGCGCGACCTCGCGTTCGCGGTGCACGGCGTGAGCGAGCTCTCGTTCGCGGGCGCGGCGGCGGCGCTGCTGCTCGGCGTCAACGTCGTCGGCGGATCGCTGGTGGGCTCGCTCATCGCGGCCGTCGCCATCGGCGTCCTCGGCACCCGGGCCAAGGACCGCAACTCGATCATCGCCGTGCTCATGCCGTTCGGCCTGGGCCTCGGCATCCTCTTCCTCGCCCTCTACGACGGCCGCGCCAGCAACAAGTTCGGGTTGCTCACCGGCCAGATCGTCGCGGTCGACAACCCGCAGCTCGGCTACCTCGTCGCGATCAGCGCCGTCGTCATCGTGGGCCTCGCGATCGTCTGGCGGCCGCTCATGTTCGCGAGCGTCGACCCGGACGTCGCGGCCGCGCGCGGGATCCCGGTGCGCCTGCTCTCCATCGTCTTCATGGTCCTGCTCGGGCTCGGCACCGCGGTCTCCATCCAGATCGTCGGCGCGCTGCTCGTGCTCTCGCTCCTCGTGACGCCGGCGGCCGCCGCCATGCGCGTCTCGTCGACGCCGCGCGTGGTCGTCGCGCTCTCCGTGCTGTTCGCGCTCACGAGCATCGTCGGCGGGATCATGCTGGCGCTCGGCAGCAGCATCCCGATCAGCCCGTACGTCACCACCATCTCGTTCACGATCTACCTGGTCTGCCGCGGCATCGACGCCCTCCGGGCGCGCACCGGCACGTCGGGTGGGACGCGTACCCTGGCGGGGCGGGGAGGATCGCCCGCCGGGAGGGGACGGGCATGA
- a CDS encoding metal ABC transporter ATP-binding protein translates to MTGAPVLNLRDATLSFGARTLWSGLDLDVAPGEFVAVLGPNGSGKTSFLKSVLGAQRLTSGEMRFLDEPVRRGARRIGYIPQQKLITASTPVRARDLVGFGVTGHRWGLPLSRRAERARVDELLEAVGATAYADAPIAALSGGEQQRLRVAQALASDPRLLLCDEPLLSLDLAHQRVVSELIDRHRRETDAAVVFVTHDINPVLDMVDRVLYLVGGRFRIGTPDEVLDSEVLSSLYGTPVDVVRVRGRIVVVGATDDPHDHHSHDDDQHDEHGDHGPHGLHGADAASDGRAA, encoded by the coding sequence GTGACCGGCGCACCCGTCCTGAACCTCCGGGACGCGACGCTGTCGTTCGGCGCGCGCACCCTCTGGAGCGGACTCGACCTCGACGTGGCGCCCGGCGAGTTCGTCGCCGTGCTCGGCCCGAACGGATCCGGCAAGACCAGCTTCCTCAAGTCCGTCCTCGGCGCCCAGCGCCTCACGTCGGGGGAGATGCGCTTCCTCGACGAGCCGGTGCGCCGCGGTGCGCGGCGCATCGGCTACATCCCGCAGCAGAAGCTCATCACCGCGTCCACGCCCGTGCGCGCCCGCGACCTCGTGGGCTTCGGCGTCACGGGCCACCGGTGGGGCCTGCCCCTCAGCAGGCGCGCCGAACGGGCCCGCGTCGACGAGCTGCTCGAGGCCGTCGGTGCCACGGCCTACGCGGACGCGCCCATCGCCGCGCTCTCGGGCGGCGAGCAGCAGCGGCTGCGGGTGGCCCAGGCCCTGGCGTCGGATCCGCGGCTGCTGCTCTGCGATGAGCCCCTGCTCAGCCTCGACCTCGCCCACCAGCGCGTGGTGAGCGAGCTCATCGACCGGCACCGGCGCGAGACCGATGCCGCCGTCGTCTTCGTGACCCACGACATCAACCCCGTCCTCGACATGGTCGACCGCGTCCTCTACCTCGTGGGTGGCCGGTTCCGCATCGGCACGCCCGACGAGGTCCTCGACTCCGAGGTGCTGAGCTCGCTCTACGGCACCCCGGTGGACGTGGTGCGCGTGCGGGGCCGCATCGTCGTGGTGGGCGCGACCGACGACCCGCACGACCACCACTCGCACGACGACGACCAGCACGACGAGCACGGCGACCACGGTCCGCACGGCCTGCACGGCGCCGACGCCGCATCCGACGGGAGGGCCGCGTGA
- a CDS encoding metal ABC transporter substrate-binding protein: MNRRPLTALLAVSLLAVPLAGCASGSAAPSDGASVSADGTLEVVASTDVYGDIAKQIGGDDVKVTSIIDSPDKDPHEYQATSRDQLALSTADVVIQNGGGYDDFIDTMVDALPDAGSHVLLNASDISGYDQEPAEGEFNEHMWYDVPTMKKLAAGIAEAFSKADQAGASTFEANEKAFSEKLDGIASAEADAKAAGTGKGVAITEPVPLYLTSAMGLENRTPDEFSEAIEEGTDVPADVLAETLALFSEKQVAALVYNAQTTGTTTDQVVAAAKAAGVPVVPVTETLPADLPAGSGYVEWMTENVAAVASAIRGS; the protein is encoded by the coding sequence ATGAACCGTCGCCCCCTCACCGCCCTGCTCGCCGTCTCGCTGCTCGCCGTCCCCCTCGCGGGCTGCGCCTCCGGATCCGCCGCCCCGTCCGACGGCGCCTCGGTGTCCGCCGACGGCACGCTCGAGGTCGTCGCGTCCACCGACGTCTACGGCGACATCGCGAAGCAGATCGGCGGCGACGACGTGAAGGTGACGTCGATCATCGACAGCCCGGACAAGGACCCGCACGAGTACCAGGCCACGTCGCGCGACCAGCTGGCGCTCTCCACGGCGGACGTCGTGATCCAGAACGGCGGCGGCTACGACGACTTCATCGACACGATGGTCGACGCCCTGCCGGACGCCGGGAGCCACGTCCTCCTCAACGCCTCCGACATCTCGGGCTACGACCAGGAGCCCGCCGAGGGCGAGTTCAACGAGCACATGTGGTACGACGTGCCCACGATGAAGAAGCTCGCCGCGGGCATCGCGGAGGCGTTCTCGAAGGCCGACCAGGCGGGCGCCTCGACGTTCGAGGCCAACGAGAAGGCGTTCAGCGAGAAGCTCGACGGCATCGCGTCCGCCGAGGCCGACGCGAAGGCGGCGGGCACCGGCAAGGGCGTCGCGATCACCGAGCCCGTCCCGCTGTACCTCACGAGCGCCATGGGCCTCGAGAACCGCACGCCGGACGAGTTCAGCGAGGCCATCGAGGAGGGCACCGACGTGCCCGCCGACGTGCTCGCCGAGACCCTCGCGCTGTTCTCGGAGAAGCAGGTCGCCGCGCTCGTCTACAACGCCCAGACCACGGGCACCACGACCGACCAGGTCGTCGCCGCGGCGAAGGCCGCGGGCGTCCCGGTGGTCCCCGTCACGGAGACGCTGCCCGCCGACCTGCCCGCGGGCAGCGGGTACGTTGAGTGGATGACCGAGAACGTCGCCGCCGTGGCCTCCGCGATCCGGGGATCGTGA
- a CDS encoding dihydrolipoamide acetyltransferase family protein, with protein MADSEFTLPDVGEGLIDAEIVSWRVQPGDQVALNQVIVEIETAKSLVELPSPFEGTVSGLLVQEGQTVEVGTPIIAIAQGSPGVSGPAETPAQMALPGETVIEDDTAIEGREPVVTPAPAAEETSGAVLVGYGTVGKVASRRRRAEQGDAAPARPAARPGAPVGAPAARAPRPASVPAASAAPIIAKPPIRKLAKDLEVDLAEVEATGLVGEITREDVIRTAQQASVFKNIETPEWPDAREDRIPVKGVRKVIAAAMVQSAFQAPHVSLFVDVDATRTMEFVKRLKASTDFAGVKVSPLLIMAKAMIWAVRRNPTVNSSWTDQEIIVRHYVNLGVAAATPRGLVVPNVKESQAMSLLELARSLEQLTLTARDGKTSPADMSQGTITLTNIGVFGMDTGTPILNPGEVAIVALGTIKQKPWVVDGEVRPRFVTTIGASFDHRVVDGDVASRFLADVASIIEEPALLLE; from the coding sequence ATGGCTGATTCCGAGTTCACCCTGCCCGACGTGGGCGAGGGCCTCATCGACGCCGAGATCGTCTCGTGGCGCGTGCAGCCGGGCGACCAGGTCGCCCTGAACCAGGTGATCGTCGAGATCGAGACCGCGAAGTCGCTCGTGGAGCTGCCGAGCCCGTTCGAGGGCACCGTCTCGGGGCTCCTCGTGCAGGAGGGCCAGACGGTCGAGGTCGGCACGCCCATCATCGCCATCGCGCAGGGCTCGCCCGGCGTCTCCGGCCCGGCCGAGACGCCCGCGCAGATGGCGCTCCCCGGCGAGACCGTGATCGAGGACGACACCGCCATCGAGGGCCGCGAGCCCGTCGTGACGCCGGCTCCGGCCGCGGAGGAGACCTCGGGTGCCGTGCTCGTCGGCTACGGCACCGTCGGCAAGGTCGCGAGCCGGCGTCGCCGCGCCGAGCAGGGCGACGCCGCCCCCGCGCGCCCGGCCGCCCGCCCCGGCGCACCGGTCGGCGCCCCCGCCGCGCGCGCCCCGCGTCCCGCGTCCGTCCCCGCCGCCTCCGCCGCGCCGATCATCGCGAAGCCGCCCATCCGCAAGCTCGCCAAGGACCTCGAGGTCGACCTGGCCGAGGTGGAGGCCACCGGCCTCGTCGGCGAGATCACCCGCGAGGACGTCATCCGCACGGCCCAGCAGGCGAGCGTGTTCAAGAACATCGAGACGCCCGAGTGGCCGGACGCACGGGAGGACCGGATCCCCGTCAAGGGCGTCCGCAAGGTCATCGCCGCGGCCATGGTGCAGAGCGCGTTCCAGGCGCCGCACGTGAGCCTCTTCGTCGACGTCGACGCGACCCGCACGATGGAGTTCGTGAAGCGCCTCAAGGCCTCCACCGACTTCGCGGGCGTCAAGGTCTCGCCGCTGCTCATCATGGCGAAGGCGATGATCTGGGCCGTGCGCCGGAACCCGACGGTCAACTCCTCCTGGACCGACCAGGAGATCATCGTCCGCCACTACGTGAACCTCGGGGTCGCCGCCGCGACGCCGCGCGGGCTCGTCGTGCCGAACGTCAAGGAGTCGCAGGCGATGTCGCTCCTCGAGCTCGCCCGGTCCCTCGAGCAGCTGACGCTCACGGCCCGCGACGGGAAGACGAGCCCGGCCGACATGAGCCAGGGCACCATCACGCTCACCAACATCGGCGTCTTCGGGATGGACACCGGCACGCCGATCCTCAACCCGGGCGAGGTCGCCATCGTCGCGCTCGGCACCATCAAGCAGAAGCCCTGGGTCGTCGACGGCGAGGTGCGCCCGCGCTTCGTCACCACCATCGGCGCGAGCTTCGACCACCGGGTCGTCGACGGCGACGTGGCCAGCCGCTTCCTGGCGGACGTGGCGAGCATCATCGAGGAGCCGGCGCTGCTCCTGGAGTGA
- a CDS encoding alpha-ketoacid dehydrogenase subunit beta — protein MPMAKALNAGLRRALEEDDKVLLMGEDIGPLGGVFRITEHLQRDFGARRVIDTPLAESGIVGTAIGLAMRGYRPVCEIQFDGFIYPAFDQITSQLAKITNRHEGAVRMPVVIRVPYGGHIGAIEHHQESPEAYFAHTPGLRVVSPSTPHDAYWMIQEAIRSDDPVMFFEPKARYRPKGEVDLSAPGIGLHESRVVRSGTDVTLVGHGAMVSMLLQAAELAAAEGTSVEVVDLRSLSPVDYGPILESVQRTGRLVVAQEAPGHVSVGSEIAATVTERAFYSLEAPVIRVSGFDAPFPPAKLETLYLPDADRILEAVDRSLAY, from the coding sequence ATGCCCATGGCGAAGGCCCTCAACGCCGGCCTCCGCCGCGCGCTCGAGGAGGACGACAAGGTCCTGCTCATGGGCGAGGACATCGGCCCGCTCGGCGGCGTCTTCCGCATCACCGAGCACCTGCAGCGCGACTTTGGCGCGCGCCGGGTCATCGACACCCCGCTCGCCGAGTCCGGCATCGTCGGCACCGCCATCGGCCTCGCCATGCGCGGCTACCGGCCGGTGTGCGAGATCCAGTTCGACGGCTTCATCTACCCGGCGTTCGACCAGATCACGAGCCAGCTCGCCAAGATCACCAACCGGCACGAGGGCGCCGTGCGCATGCCCGTCGTGATCCGCGTGCCCTACGGCGGCCACATCGGCGCCATCGAGCACCACCAGGAGAGCCCGGAGGCGTACTTCGCGCACACCCCCGGCCTCCGCGTCGTGAGCCCGAGCACCCCGCACGACGCCTACTGGATGATCCAAGAGGCCATCCGGTCGGACGACCCGGTCATGTTCTTCGAGCCCAAGGCCCGCTACCGGCCGAAGGGCGAGGTGGACCTCTCCGCGCCCGGCATCGGCCTGCACGAGAGCCGCGTCGTCCGCTCCGGCACCGACGTCACGCTCGTCGGGCACGGCGCGATGGTCTCCATGCTGCTGCAGGCCGCCGAGCTCGCCGCCGCGGAGGGCACGAGCGTCGAGGTCGTCGACCTGCGCTCGCTGTCGCCCGTCGACTACGGCCCGATCCTCGAGTCGGTGCAGCGCACCGGCCGCCTCGTCGTCGCGCAGGAGGCGCCGGGCCACGTGTCCGTCGGCTCCGAGATCGCCGCGACGGTCACCGAGCGCGCGTTCTACTCGCTGGAGGCCCCGGTGATCCGCGTCTCCGGCTTCGACGCCCCGTTCCCGCCCGCGAAGCTCGAGACGCTGTACCTCCCGGATGCCGACCGCATCCTCGAGGCCGTCGACCGCTCGCTCGCCTACTAA
- a CDS encoding thiamine pyrophosphate-dependent dehydrogenase E1 component subunit alpha: MPESDVTVQLLTPAGELAPSDSAEEFLPYFERLTEDDHRGFLRDMRLTRAFDLEATNLQRQGHLGLWAPSTGQEAAQVGSGRATRPQDHVFPAYREHGVALIRGIDPVDIVRLMRGVTHGGWDPAAGNFHLYTLVIGSQALHATGYAMGVAFDGDVATGDPDRDTAVIAYYGDGATSQGDVSEAFVFAASFQTPQVFFLQNNHWAISVPVSTQSRTPLYLRSRGFGVPSTQVDGNDVFASYAVTAKHLDDARNGGGPSFIEALTYRVGAHTSSDDPTKYRTDDELQGWVAKDPIARLEAYLRAQGAPQSLFDGIDEEAKDLAADVRRRTIELTGPPLSGIFDHVYSDPHPVTAEQREWLERYEASLGGTR; encoded by the coding sequence ATGCCGGAAAGCGATGTGACGGTCCAGCTCCTGACCCCCGCGGGCGAGCTCGCACCGAGCGACTCCGCCGAGGAGTTCCTCCCGTACTTCGAGCGACTCACGGAGGACGACCATCGCGGCTTCCTCCGCGACATGCGCCTCACGCGGGCGTTCGACCTCGAGGCCACGAACCTCCAGCGCCAGGGCCACCTCGGCCTCTGGGCGCCGAGCACGGGCCAGGAGGCGGCGCAGGTCGGATCCGGTCGGGCCACGCGCCCGCAGGACCACGTGTTCCCCGCCTACCGCGAGCACGGCGTCGCGCTGATCCGCGGCATCGACCCCGTCGACATCGTGCGCCTGATGCGCGGCGTCACCCACGGCGGCTGGGACCCGGCCGCGGGCAACTTCCACCTCTACACGCTGGTCATCGGCTCGCAGGCGCTGCACGCCACGGGCTACGCGATGGGCGTGGCCTTCGACGGCGACGTCGCCACGGGCGACCCCGACCGCGACACGGCCGTCATCGCCTACTACGGCGACGGCGCCACCAGCCAGGGCGACGTGAGCGAGGCGTTCGTCTTCGCCGCGAGCTTCCAGACCCCGCAGGTCTTCTTCCTCCAGAACAACCACTGGGCGATCTCGGTCCCCGTCTCCACGCAGTCGCGCACGCCCCTCTACCTCCGCTCCCGCGGGTTCGGCGTGCCGAGCACGCAGGTCGACGGCAACGACGTGTTCGCGAGCTACGCCGTCACGGCCAAGCACCTCGACGACGCGCGCAACGGCGGCGGCCCCTCCTTCATCGAGGCCCTCACCTACCGCGTCGGCGCGCACACCTCGAGCGACGATCCCACGAAGTACCGCACCGACGACGAGCTGCAGGGCTGGGTCGCGAAGGACCCCATCGCGCGCCTCGAGGCGTACCTGCGCGCCCAGGGCGCGCCGCAGTCGCTGTTCGACGGCATCGACGAGGAGGCCAAGGACCTCGCCGCCGACGTCCGCCGCCGCACCATCGAGCTGACCGGCCCGCCGCTGTCCGGCATCTTCGACCACGTCTACTCGGATCCGCACCCCGTCACGGCGGAGCAGCGCGAGTGGCTCGAGCGCTACGAGGCCTCGCTGGGAGGGACCCGATGA
- a CDS encoding pyridoxal phosphate-dependent aminotransferase, producing MTPEPAPLDADAGTPVRLRPAIASMVAYRQGKPAGEDDFKLSSNENPFDPLPSVLARIDQVRDVNRYPDAGATLLRTALAERFGVTVDHVHAGAGSVAILSQLITAAAGPGDEVVHAWRSFEAYPTLITVAGATGVPIPNLPDHSHDVDGMIAALTDRTRVVIVCTPNNPTGTLVTEEDLERLLAAVPRDVLVLLDEAYGEFVAPEHALDGMRLLDRHPNLVVLRTFSKAYGLAGLRIGYAVGHPRILDAARSAAIPLSVTGHAQHAALASLEHEDELLERVAVLARDRDEAWRALTEQGWEVPRPHGNFVWLATGAETAEVEAQLAAAGLVVRAFGSEGIRVTVGEPASVRKLLNASAEIVRGLPEGHPARR from the coding sequence GTGACCCCCGAACCCGCGCCCCTCGACGCCGACGCCGGCACCCCCGTCCGGCTCCGTCCCGCCATCGCCTCCATGGTCGCCTACCGCCAGGGCAAGCCCGCCGGCGAGGACGACTTCAAGCTCTCCAGCAACGAGAACCCCTTCGACCCGCTGCCGTCGGTGCTCGCGCGCATCGACCAGGTGCGCGACGTGAACCGGTACCCCGACGCGGGAGCCACTCTGCTGCGCACCGCGCTCGCCGAGCGCTTCGGCGTCACGGTCGACCACGTGCACGCCGGGGCCGGATCCGTGGCGATCCTCTCCCAGCTCATCACCGCGGCCGCGGGCCCGGGCGACGAGGTCGTGCACGCCTGGCGTTCCTTCGAGGCGTACCCGACGCTCATCACCGTCGCCGGCGCCACGGGCGTGCCGATCCCGAACCTCCCCGACCACTCGCACGACGTCGACGGCATGATCGCGGCCCTCACCGACCGCACGCGCGTCGTCATCGTCTGCACACCGAACAACCCCACGGGCACGCTGGTGACGGAGGAGGACCTCGAGCGCCTGCTCGCCGCCGTCCCCCGCGACGTGCTCGTGCTCCTCGACGAGGCGTACGGCGAGTTCGTGGCCCCGGAGCATGCCCTCGACGGCATGCGCCTGCTCGACCGCCACCCGAACCTCGTCGTCCTCCGCACGTTCTCCAAGGCCTACGGGCTGGCCGGTCTCCGCATCGGCTACGCCGTCGGGCACCCGCGGATCCTCGACGCCGCCCGGTCGGCCGCCATCCCGCTGTCCGTCACGGGCCACGCGCAGCACGCGGCGCTCGCGTCGCTCGAGCACGAGGACGAGCTCCTGGAGCGCGTCGCCGTGCTCGCCCGGGACCGCGACGAGGCCTGGCGCGCGCTCACCGAGCAGGGCTGGGAGGTCCCGCGCCCGCACGGCAACTTCGTCTGGCTGGCCACGGGCGCCGAGACCGCCGAGGTCGAGGCGCAGCTGGCCGCCGCCGGGCTCGTGGTGCGCGCCTTCGGGTCCGAGGGGATCCGCGTCACCGTCGGCGAGCCCGCCTCTGTCCGGAAGCTACTGAACGCGTCGGCGGAGATTGTCCGGGGGCTGCCGGAGGGCCACCCGGCGCGCCGGTAG
- a CDS encoding phage holin family protein, protein MSRFLVRVVVNAVALWLTTLIVSGAVVTAYEPGDTTATVLTYLLLGAIFGVVNGVIGTAIRIVAFPLYLLTLGLIALVVNGLLFLLVGAISDALGFGLTVDGFWWGVLGALLMALFSWLVGLVLRPVTSRV, encoded by the coding sequence ATGTCCCGATTCCTCGTCCGCGTCGTCGTCAACGCCGTCGCGCTCTGGCTCACCACCCTCATCGTCTCCGGCGCCGTCGTGACCGCCTACGAACCGGGCGACACCACGGCCACCGTGCTCACCTACCTGCTGCTCGGCGCGATCTTCGGCGTCGTGAACGGCGTGATCGGCACGGCCATCCGCATCGTGGCGTTCCCGCTCTACCTCCTCACGCTCGGGCTCATCGCGCTCGTCGTCAACGGCCTGCTCTTCCTCCTCGTGGGGGCGATCTCCGACGCGCTCGGCTTCGGCCTGACGGTCGACGGCTTCTGGTGGGGCGTGCTCGGCGCGCTGCTCATGGCGCTCTTCAGCTGGCTGGTGGGGCTCGTGCTCCGGCCCGTGACCTCGCGGGTCTGA
- a CDS encoding low molecular weight protein-tyrosine-phosphatase, which yields MGAPDSPASTAPPVFRIAFVCTGNICRSPMAEVVFRDLVQRAGHADRVSVTSAGTGDWHVGEQADARTLDALERIGLSGSAHRAKQFDPDALQDLDLVVVFDRGQERTLRQWARTEADRAKIHLLLSFDPPQAHLRDVPDPYYSDAARFDEVLEMIGRASRALLAQVEPGIRPPS from the coding sequence ATGGGAGCCCCCGACTCTCCGGCCTCGACGGCGCCACCCGTCTTCCGGATCGCCTTCGTCTGCACCGGCAACATCTGCCGCTCGCCGATGGCGGAGGTCGTCTTCCGGGACCTGGTGCAGCGCGCCGGCCACGCGGACCGCGTCTCCGTGACGAGCGCCGGCACGGGCGACTGGCACGTGGGCGAGCAGGCCGACGCGCGCACGCTCGACGCCCTCGAGCGGATCGGGCTGTCGGGATCCGCCCATCGCGCCAAGCAGTTCGACCCGGACGCGCTGCAGGACCTCGACCTCGTGGTCGTCTTCGACCGCGGCCAGGAGCGCACGCTGCGCCAGTGGGCCCGGACCGAGGCGGACCGGGCGAAGATCCACCTGCTGCTGTCGTTCGATCCTCCACAGGCCCACCTGCGGGACGTCCCCGACCCCTACTACTCGGACGCCGCGAGGTTCGACGAGGTCCTTGAGATGATAGGTCGTGCCTCCCGGGCCCTCCTCGCGCAGGTGGAGCCCGGCATCCGTCCCCCCAGCTAG
- the purB gene encoding adenylosuccinate lyase: MSPLPPQVLSPLDGRYAPVVTELGEHLSEAGLNRARVHVEIEWLIHLTDRSLLSSSPFTDEQKAALREVVTGFGQEQIDALARVEAVTRHDVKAVEYFVRDRLEELGLGRVAELTHFACTSEDINNLSYALVIDRAVREVWLPKLVAVIGALRERALLFRDDAMLSRTHGQPATPTTLGKELAVFVHRLERLRADVEDVEVLGKFSGATGTFAAHLAADAGVDWPAESRAFVTSLGLVWNPLTTQIESHDWQAELYTRIAHVNRVLHNLCTDVWTYISMGYFRQIPQAGATGSSTMPHKINPIRFENAEANLELSDALLDSLASTLVTSRLQRDLTDSTTQRNVGVALGHSLLALDNIGRGLLEIDVDRALLAADLDANWEVLGEAIQTVIRAEIVAGRSSISDPYAVLKELTRGKRVGRDEMRAFVSGLDIGDQAKARLLELTPAGYAGLASQLVDHIL, translated from the coding sequence ATGAGCCCGTTGCCCCCGCAGGTGCTGAGCCCCCTCGACGGCCGCTACGCCCCCGTCGTCACCGAGCTCGGCGAGCACCTCTCGGAGGCGGGCCTCAACCGGGCGCGCGTCCACGTCGAGATCGAGTGGCTGATCCACCTCACCGACCGCTCGCTCCTCTCCTCCTCCCCGTTCACCGACGAGCAGAAGGCGGCGCTCCGCGAGGTCGTCACCGGCTTCGGGCAGGAGCAGATCGACGCGCTCGCCCGCGTCGAGGCCGTCACGCGGCACGACGTCAAGGCCGTCGAGTACTTCGTGCGCGACCGCCTCGAGGAGCTCGGCCTGGGCCGCGTCGCCGAGCTCACGCACTTCGCCTGCACCAGCGAGGACATCAACAACCTCTCCTACGCCCTCGTCATCGACCGCGCCGTGCGGGAGGTGTGGCTGCCGAAGCTCGTCGCCGTCATCGGCGCGCTCCGCGAGCGGGCCCTCCTCTTCCGCGACGACGCGATGCTGTCGCGCACGCACGGGCAGCCGGCCACCCCCACGACGCTCGGCAAGGAGCTCGCCGTGTTCGTGCACCGGCTCGAGCGCCTGCGGGCGGACGTGGAGGACGTCGAGGTGCTCGGCAAGTTCAGCGGCGCCACGGGCACCTTCGCGGCGCACCTGGCCGCGGACGCCGGCGTGGACTGGCCCGCCGAGTCGCGCGCGTTCGTCACTTCGCTGGGCCTGGTGTGGAACCCGCTCACCACGCAGATCGAGTCGCACGACTGGCAGGCCGAGCTCTACACGCGCATCGCGCACGTCAACCGGGTGCTGCACAACCTCTGCACCGACGTGTGGACCTACATCTCGATGGGCTACTTCCGGCAGATCCCGCAGGCGGGGGCGACCGGGTCGTCGACCATGCCGCACAAGATCAACCCCATCCGGTTCGAGAACGCCGAGGCCAACCTCGAGCTGTCGGACGCGCTGCTCGACTCGCTCGCGTCGACCCTCGTCACCTCACGGCTGCAGCGCGACCTCACCGACTCCACGACGCAGCGCAACGTCGGCGTCGCCCTCGGCCACTCGCTGCTGGCGCTCGACAACATCGGGCGCGGGCTGCTCGAGATCGATGTCGACCGGGCGCTGCTGGCGGCCGACCTCGACGCGAACTGGGAGGTCCTCGGCGAGGCCATCCAGACGGTCATCCGCGCGGAGATCGTGGCCGGACGCAGCTCCATCAGCGACCCGTACGCGGTGCTCAAGGAGCTCACGCGCGGCAAGCGCGTCGGCCGCGACGAGATGCGCGCGTTCGTCTCCGGGCTCGACATCGGCGACCAGGCGAAGGCGCGGCTGCTCGAGCTGACGCCGGCCGGCTACGCGGG